From the Helicoverpa armigera isolate CAAS_96S chromosome 27, ASM3070526v1, whole genome shotgun sequence genome, one window contains:
- the LOC135118910 gene encoding uncharacterized protein LOC135118910 — protein MPSTSRYKCYFDCDNDGPLHRFPKPEYPHLEKFNSWKKVLDKALQEKGDIYIYNQIRFCDRHFEECYRSASHRLTPNAIPTLDLSTLPVGQTLEGPSGHVEADMSNLLNISQDKLAVIEPSSSTHYHSDVQNALQTAERPKGSRKRGTCQYLKRVVTSKEKEIIKLKQKVLKLKKKYKEQNNKKLSARKISTSKSFLKELNKMPATIKIFTSLQMKWKKKPRGRRFTFNEKSWH, from the exons atgccatcaacgtcaagatataagtgctactttgattgtgacaatgacg gcccattgcaccgatttcctaaacctgaatacccacatttggaaaagtttaactcgtggaaaaaagtactagataaagctttacaagagaaaggcgacatctacatttataaccaaattcgattttgcgacagacattttgaagagtgttaccgttcagccagtcaccgacttactccaaatgcaataccaactctag atttatctacattaccagttggtcaaactcttgaaggtccatcgggacatgtcgaggcagacatgtcgaatttattaaacatttcgcaagataaacttgctgtcattgagccatccagctctacccactatcatagtgatgtacagaatgcattacagacagctgaacgccctaaag gttctaggaaaagagggacttgtcaatatttaaaacgagtcgtcacctccaaagagaaggagataataaagttaaaacagaaagtattgaagctgaaaaagaaatataaggaacaaaataacaagaaactctctgcaaggaaaatttccacatcaaaatcatttttgaaagagttaaataaaatgcctgcaacaataaaaatatttacttccctccaaatgaaatggaaaaagaaaccacgaggcaggcgatttacatttaacgaaaaatcatggcattga